Proteins encoded by one window of Atribacterota bacterium:
- the mutM gene encoding bifunctional DNA-formamidopyrimidine glycosylase/DNA-(apurinic or apyrimidinic site) lyase — protein MPELPEVEVVRQAIAPYLEGAKILKVVDIGERFALPPLVGQAIRRVFRHGKCLFFEFPANDTLFVHLGMTGKLLLSEVQMTFPHQHLVFSLSSGVFLSFCDQRKFGTVQYMTRWEKENFLVRLGVDPFSSAYTFERIVVLLSGKRRVKDFLLDQHKIAGIGNIYASEILFRSGIHPERALLTLTDVEKQSLFLALPEVLEEAIHCQGTTVRDFTQANGKKGSFQECLSVYGRAGEPCLRCGTPIFRKVIGSRSTYFCPRCQV, from the coding sequence ATGCCGGAACTCCCTGAAGTTGAAGTCGTTCGACAAGCCATTGCGCCGTACCTTGAAGGGGCGAAAATTCTGAAGGTCGTTGACATTGGGGAACGTTTTGCCCTCCCCCCTCTTGTGGGGCAGGCGATCAGAAGAGTTTTCCGCCACGGGAAATGTCTTTTCTTCGAATTTCCTGCAAACGATACCTTGTTCGTTCACCTGGGAATGACCGGAAAACTCCTCCTCAGTGAGGTTCAGATGACTTTTCCTCACCAGCACCTCGTTTTTTCCCTTTCTTCAGGAGTATTCCTTTCCTTCTGTGACCAGCGTAAGTTTGGTACAGTGCAGTACATGACGCGATGGGAAAAGGAGAATTTTCTCGTTCGTCTTGGAGTTGACCCCTTTTCCTCAGCCTACACGTTTGAACGTATCGTGGTGCTTCTTTCGGGAAAGCGACGGGTCAAGGATTTCCTCCTTGACCAGCACAAAATTGCCGGTATCGGTAATATTTACGCCAGCGAAATTCTCTTTCGGAGTGGCATTCACCCAGAGAGGGCACTGCTGACTCTCACTGACGTTGAGAAACAGAGCCTATTTCTCGCTCTTCCTGAGGTCCTTGAGGAAGCCATTCACTGTCAGGGGACCACTGTTCGGGATTTTACCCAGGCTAACGGCAAAAAGGGCTCCTTTCAGGAGTGTCTTTCGGTCTATGGAAGAGCAGGGGAACCGTGCCTACGCTGTGGAACACCAATTTTTCGGAAAGTCATCGGTTCCCGCAGTACCTATTTTTGTCCACGTTGCCAGGTGTGA